The DNA region ACCGCAACCAACAGAGCAAGCCTCAGACCCCGCCCCAGTGAGCTGACCGGCCTATCCTAAGGGGGACCGAGCCGCAGCCCGATGGGGCTCTGGAATTCACAAGTGCCTCAAATGCCTTACGCCTAAATGGCCGTCCAGGTAGCAATCAAGGTGAACGTCAGCACATGCCCTCAACTGGCAAAAGCATGCCCGCAACAGGCGCAAATTCGTACGCATGTATGAAACGACCATGCTGTAATTGCGTGACGGAGGCAATATGACGCACCGGCGAGGTCACGTGTGGACGGCCAGCAAGCTTGACTTTCTGGAGAAATACCTTCCTGCATTCCAGCGGGTCTGTAAGCAGTGGTGGAGGGAAAACGAGGGCCACGCGAACACCTATTACGTGGACGGGTTCGCCGGGTCCGGCCGCAATGATTTCGGTGAGGAATCGCGTCTCGGGTCGCCCCTAGTCGCACTTAGCATTACTCCAGCCTTCAAGCGCTATTTCCTCGTCGAGTGGAAGTCGAAAAACGTCAAGCTTCTGGAGCAGGAACTTGCGCATCCTGACTTTGATCAGCTGCGTCCGCGCGTAGATCTCTGTCACGGAGATATCAATTCGGAAATTGATCGCATCCTTCACTCTATTCGTGACGGGCACCCCACCTTTTTCTTCTTGGACCCAGAAGGCATGGAGCTGGAGTGGAGGACTGTCGAGAAGATCGGGCAGCGGCAGCGCGCCGACTTGTTCATCCTGATCTCGGCGAGCGGAGCGGTAAGAGGCGCAAGTCCTGACCGACCAGACATGCACGAGCGGATCACGTCGTTTTACGGACACGAGCGTTGGCGAGAGATTGCCGAGCGGGACCGCATCCCAGGCCGTTCAGGTCAGCAGGCATTCGAGGACTACCTGACTCTTTATCTCGAGGGCCTCCGGGGCTTAGGATTCACGCACGTTGACAAGTTCCTTATCGCCTCAAACAGCAAAAATGTCGCTATGCATGGCCTGGTGTTTGCCGCAAAAAACGATGTGGCGATTAAAATCGCCACATCGCAGATCGAAAAGCTCATCAAGGCCCGAAAGGGTACCCAGCCGACGTTGTTCTAGGTCAGTCTGCTGCGCTAGGTAACTCGCGCGGCATCTGGCTCCACTCCACGCCGTCGAGCAGGCGCCCTTTGGACTTCGTGCGGATGCCGCCCCATTGCTTGTGGAAGAACGCCACGTCCGCCGCGAGGCACTGGTCACGGATGCTGCGCACCCAGTCCTCCTCAATGGGCCGGTGCCCGCGGCCGGACTCCCCCCCGGTGATCACCCAGTGGATCCCGTCGAGGTTCAGGTCCAACGGCCCGAGCAGCGGCTCGCAGGACAGGAACCGCACGGCTGCCTGAACCGTGCGCAGCTGGTCGACGCGGTGCACGTATTTCTGCGTTTCGACGCTGACGCCTACCCAGATGTTCTCCGGCCAGGGTAGTAGGGGTGCCAGCTCGGCCAGGCGTTCCCCGCGTTTGGTCAGCACCTGGAAGACGTGCTGTGGGCAGGCGGCCATGACCTCGAACACCTGCTGCAGGTATGTCAGCGGCATGGCCTCGTGAAAGAGGTCGCTCATGCTGTTCACGAACACGCGGCTGGGTTTACGCCAGCGCCGCGGCTGGTCGAGCCGCTCGGGATGGAGCGTGAATTCGAAGCCGTTCGGGAAGTGCGCGGGGAAACGTTTCGTGATTTCCAGGGCGTAGCAGTGCTTGCAGCCGGGGCTCACCTTCGTGCAGCCGGTCGTGGGATTCCACGTCTTGTCCGTCCACTCGATGCCTGTTTTGGTACTCGCCATGATTCACCCCCTCCCGTTCGGCGTACAGCGTAACGCATCGAGCCTGATACAAACGCGACACTTGCGTTCCTCTTATTGCACTTACCGCGGGGTATGTCACTGGCAGCAAGACCTTCTCCTAGGGCTGCCAAATCTGGCCGACGTTACTAATTCCCGACGCGACTGAGGAATACGGCGAGTGCCACATTGGGATTGACAACACGAAAGCTCAATTGCCTGTCTGAAGATTGAAAGGCAAAATTTGCCCACTCATCTGAAGCCAACGAAGCGTAAGGGGGCAATGGGGCAATGAAATCCATTGATTTCCAACGCTCGGGGGCAATCCATAGGGTTATCAACCCTAGGGGCAATGCCATCGCTTGGCGCGGAAATTCTCAGTTCGGATTGTGCACAGATATGTGATTTTTTCTCTCATATGCAAATCTAAGGAATTACGGAATACAAGCTTCAACACGCAAAAAGTAAATTAGATAAATATTAGAAAACTCCTCCAAGCTCTAATATCTGTATATATACATTAAGAGCATTATCGCGCTCAGCGCAAGAAACACTTGCATAGTACTTCTCATCCGTATTACGTTACGTCCACGCCTAACCGGCAGCCGTGATTCTTCCCAGAACGTCACGACTGCGGTTTCAGGTGTCATGACCCACACCCCAAGGAGACGTATGTGCAAGACCCGCACCAGGCAAGCCCCCCCGGGCTCGCCGGACACCCCGCCGCTGCCCAAAAACAGCCCTGACCCCGAGCCTACCACTCCCCTGCTCCTGACGGTCCCCCAGACGGCCAAGCTCCTGCAACTCGGCCTGAACCGCGTGTACGAGATGTGCCGCACGGGTGAACTGCCCACCGTGAACGTCGGCAAGCAGGTGCGGATCCCCAGGCAAGCCCTGGAACGCTGGGCCAACCCGACCCAGTAACCCTGAGCCCCGGCTGCAGGCATCAGCCCACGCCGGAGAACCCACCGAACCGAGCGCCCTGACCCCAGGGTGCAGGGCGCTCACACCCCAAACGAGGCCTCTGATATGAACAGCGAACTCCATATTCCGTCCAACTCGACTCTCCTGCACACCGTGGATCACGGCCACGCCTATGCGGTCACGCAGACCCAGGCGAAGCAACCCCCCCAACTCCCCACCCCGGTCAACATGAGCGCCCTGCTGACCCAGCTGGTGTACACGCCGCAGGACCTGGAGCCCCTGCTGCAGCTGTCCAAGAACACCATCAACGCGCTGCTGAATTCCGGGAACCTGCGCGCCATCCGCGCCGGGCGCAAGTGGCTGGTTCCCCGGGACGCCGTGCTGGAGTTCCTGAATCACGGGGGCGCCCGGTGAACGCCGACACGATCACGGCCGCGCTCCGTGCGGCCCCGCGGACCCTGGGCGAGCATGCCTATCACTACACGAGCGTGTTGGGTTTTGGGGTGACCCCCACCCAGGGCAAGCGCGCCTACCTGCCCAACTGGAACAGCCCGGAGAACGCCCTGCGCGATCCCCAGTCCACCCAGGCCCACTTCGAGCGCACGAACGACAACATTGGCCTCGTTCATGCGGCCAGTGGCACGGCCACGTTCGACGTGGATAACGAGGAATACATGCGGAAATTGTTCGCCGAATTCGGGCGTGATTGGGACAAACTCAAGGCGCAGAGCCCGTACCGCATTCGGGGCCAGAAAGGCGAGAAGCCTCTGTTCCTCATCCCCGAAGGCGTGACTCTGCGCTCCCACAAACTGGTCATCACGTGCCCCAAGACCGGCAAGAAAGTGACGGTGTGCGAACTGCGGACGGGTCAGATGCAGGACCTGTTGCCCCCGTCCATTCACCCCATAACGAAGGAACCGTATGTGTGGGTCAATGGCCCGCCCCGGAGCCGCGACGACATTCCTGTCCTTTCCGGGGAGCTGTTGGACCTGTGGCTGAACTGGGAGGCCGCGCTGCCCCTTATGCTGGCTGCCCTGGGTCAGACTGATGTTGCCCCGCAAGCGCACGTCAGCCGCACGCCGACCGAGTCCCACGAAGAGCTGGGGAACGAGAGTGTCATTGAGTTGTTCAATACCCACCACACCCCGGGCGAAGTTCTGGAACGTAACGGCTACACGCGCAGCGGAAATCACAGCTGGGTGTTCCCGGACAGCACGACTGGCTCGGCTGGCGTCCACCTGCTGCCTGATAGCCGGCCCCTGAGGGTGTATTCCCACCATCAGGCCGACCCGCTGTGCACCGAGCACGGTCACGACGCCTTCAGCGTCTTCACCATCCTGGAACACGGCGGGAACCTGCACCAGGCCGTGAAGGCCGCCGCGCAGGAACTGGGCTTGCCCTTTATGAAGAAGTCCAATAAACCCGGGGAAGCGTCCCATGAAGGTCGCCCTGCGGGGAACCACAGCGAGCCGCGCATCAGTAAGGGGACCCGTGCACTTCAGTTGGTCCTCGACAAAGGGGAACCGTGGCGGGACGACGCGGGTCAGGCGTACATCACGGTGCCCGGCAAGGGCTGCCTGGAGCACCATCGCCTAAGCAGTCGTGGGGCCAAGGACTACGTGGGGGATCTGTTCTTCGACTCTGAGGAGCGCATGCTGGGCGGCCCTGCCCTCTCGGAAGTGATCGATGCGCTGTCCGCTCGTGCCCGCCGCTCCGGACAGGTGTATCCCACGGGCCAACGGGTGAAGCACTGGCAAGGCAAGAGTTACCTGGACCTGGGCCGCGAGGACTGGCTGATCGTCGCGGTCGAGGATGGAGACTGGCACCTTGTGCCTGCGGCGGATTGCCCGGTGCGGTTCACCAGGTCGCCGCAAATGAAGGCCCTGCCCCTGCCGGAGCGCGGCGGCAGCCTGGGCCAGCTTTCCGAGTTGCTGAACACGGACCGCAAAGGCCTGATCCTCTGCACGGCGTTCTTGTTGGGTGCCCTGTCGGCCCGTGGCCCGTACCCCCATCTGGCGTTCAAGGGTGAGCAGGGGGTCGGAAAAAGTACGGCGGCCAGCACGTTGCAGCGACTGATTGATCCGTCCACAGCCAATCGACGACGGGCCCCTCGGAAGGAACAGGACCTGTTCATTGCGGCCCGCAGCTCGCACGTGCTCAGCTTCGACAACCTGTCGAGTATCTCGGCGGATCTGAGCGACAGCCTGTGTGCTCTCTCCACGGGTGGGGCGTTCGCCACCCGAACGCTCCACACCAACGACGAAGAGACCGTGTTGCAGGCGATGCGCCCGGCGATTCTCAACGGGATTGCCGACCTGCTGACGAGGGCAGACCTGGCCGAGCGGACGCTGCTGGTGGAGTTGCAGCGCATCGATGCCAGCCAGCGGCTTACCGAGCAGGCCTTGGAAGAGCGGTTCACCGACCTTCACCCGCAACTCCTTGGCGCCCTGCTCACGGCGCTGGCGGTGGGCCTTCAGAATCTGGAGCAGACGCACCTGGAGCGTCCGCCCCGTCTGGCCGATTTCGCCAGGCTCATCGTGGCGGCCGAGCCGGCGCTGCCCTGGGAACCGGGAGACTTCCTGCAGGTGTACGCCGACATGCAGGAAGAAGCGGCCCGCGTGATCCTGGAGGGCGACGACCTGGCCCAGGCCTTGCGGACCTTCCTGGATGAGCGCAGGCACTGGGAAGGCCCGATCAACCTGCTCTTGAACCTGCTGAACGAGCAGGAAGGCCTGATGGCGGGCTACAGCCGGCCGGCTGTTGACTGGCCCCGGAATCCCCGTGCTCTCGGGGAGCGGCTCCGCCGCCTGGCTCCTCCTCTCTCCAAGACCGGGTATGCCACCACGTACATGGGCAGGCGCAAGGGCGGGATGCACTACCGCTTGCAGAAAGTCCAGGTTTAGACGTTCACGACATACACCATGAGGAATTTCCTGATCTGGACGTGGCTGAGCGCCATCCCGCCACCTGAGGACGTACACCGACCTTCACTGAGAAGTGCATGTCTGTCAGGGGAGAAAAAGATCTCCCAAAGCCAAAATTTCGCCGCAGTGAACATGATGAATGTCCAGAACGGACCTAGTCACTGCGGCACTCCAAAGGAGCCCAACAATGTTCTACCTGCGCACTCGTTCGTTCCACGCTGCCCACAAACCCGCCCAGCTCCCCAAACTGCTCCGCCCGCTCGTGGAAGCTGCCCAACAGGGTGAACTCGCTTTCCCGGCGCAGCTGGCCGAGTACCGCGTCACCGACCTGGGTCGCTGGGTGCTGAAACAGGCTGCCGGCTACTCCACGGGCCGGTACACGACGCGTCGGCTGCGCGACTTGTGGGAGGCCTATGGCATCTGGCAGCAGCGCCACATGTCGGCCTGACAGGAGGAGAGGACGAGCAAAGAGGGGAGCCAAAAGGCTCCCCTATCATCTGGGCAGGAGGTCGCTCAGGAAGGAAACGATTCACTTGACGAACAAGGCCACCACGCCTCAGAAGAAGGCACGGAAGACGAAGGAACGCGGCAATGGACAGGGCAGCGTGTACGCCTACAAGGGCGGACCCAGCCACCGCTGGCTGCTCACCATCGGGGTGCTCCCGAACGGCCGGCCCCGCCGCATCGGAGGCATCGAGCCCAACAAGACTCTGGCACTGAAAGCGCTCCGCAGGGCGCAGCAGGACTTGGAGAGGGGCCTCCTCAGCGTCCCCTCGCAGGTGACCCTGGGGGAGTGGCTGAAGGTGTGGCTCAAGGGCCGGCAGCCTGAAGTGGCAGAAACGACGTTCTACCAGTACGAGCTCTATGTCCGGCTGTACATCCCTGAGGAGTTGACCCGTATGAAGGTGCAGGAGATCAAGCGCACGCACTTACAGAACCTGTCGGCCGACCTGGCTGCCCGGGGGCTGAAGGCCGCGACGCGTTCCAAGGTCTTCCAGCATCTGCGCTCGGCATTCCGGGAGGCAGTCGATCAGGAGTTGATCGTGGTGAATCCAGCCGAAGGGCTGCGCGTTCGCGCCACGGCCACGGAGAGGCTGGAGAAGAGGCCCAAGGCGCTCACGGACCAGGAGTTGGAACGGTTCCTGACGGTCGCTGAGGGGGACCGGCTGTACCCGCTGATCTACGCCCTGTTCGCTCTGGGCCTGCGTCGTGGCGAGGCGCTGGGGCTGCGCTGGACGGACGTGGACTTCCGGGTGCAGAGCATTCGTGTGGAGCAGCAGGTGAAACTGCTGGGGAACACCCCGATCATCGGTGCGCTGAAGACGGCCAACTCACGCCGCACGGTCTACTTCGGAGCGGACCTATTGGATGTCTTGCAGGGCTGGCGAGCCAGACAGTTGGGGGAGCGGAAACAGGCCGGCTCTGCCTGGGAGGACTCTGGCCTGGTCTTCACGACCGCCCTGGGAAGCCTTCTGGACCCCCACAATGTCAACCGGACCTTGCGCCGGCTAAGCAAGGAAGCGGGCGTGCGGTCCTTCGGGTCCCACACCGGCCGTTACACGAACATCACCAACCGGCTGCGGGCCGGGCAGCCCCTGGAGGTCGTGTCCGCGATTGCCGGCCACGCCAACCCTTCCATCACCCTGGATGCCTACCGCGACGTCCTGGAAGACGAGAAGCGGACGCACACCTTCGACCTGCGGCAACACCGCGCCAACGTTGTTGCACACGCACAGGCCTGAAATTCCCTATTGCACACGTATTGCACACGGAGGGCAAAAAAGCGCCTGTAGACCGTCTGGGGTAAAAAGAAAAAAGCCCCTCTAGGAGGGACTTTTCTGCTGGTCGAGGCGGCGAGATTTGAACTCACGACCCCTACCACCCCAAGGTAGTGCGCTACCAGGCTGCGCTACGCCTCGACGGCCAGCCCCAAGACTATAAGTGTCGTTTCTCATTCCGTCAAGGGTGCCGGGACGGGTATATGCTGCCGGTCATGGCGCTTTCTTTCGATGAGAAGCTGAGGAACTACGCCCGTCTGGCCGTCCGGGTGGGCCTGGGGGTCAAGCCGGGGCAGCGGGTGCTGGTGCAGGCCCCGGTGGAAACGGCGAAACTGGCCCGGCTGGTGGTGCGCGAGGCGTACGCGGCCGGCGCGAGCTTCGTGGATGTCCGCTGGGACGACGACGACGTTCAGCTGGCCCGCTTCGAGCTGGCGCCGGACGGCACCTTCGACACGATCAGCCGGTGGCGCGTGGACGCGGAGACGGAGACGGCCGACGCGGGCGGCGCGGTGATTGCGATCCGCGCGACGAACCCGAACCTGCTGGCGAACGTGGACGCCAAGCGCGTCAGCACGTACCAGAAGGCGTGGGCGACGTACCGGCAGCCGTACTCGGCGCAGGTGATGACCAACCGCCTGAACTGGAACCTGATCAGCGCGCCCGTGGCGGACTGGGCAGCCCTGATGTTCCCGGACGCCAGCGCCGAGGAGGCCGTGGAGAAGCAGTGGGACGCGATCTTCGCCGCGACCCGCGCGGACCTGCCGGACCCCGTGGCGGCCTGGGAGGAGCACCTCGCGCACCTGAAGGGACGCCGCGAGGCGCTGAACGCCAAGCAGTACGCGGCCCTGCACTTCCGTGGGGGCGAGACGGACCTGACCGTGGGCCTGGCAGACAACCACCTGTGGGGCGGCGGCGCGGCCGACACGACGGGCGGGATCACGTTCACCGCGAACATCCCCACCGAGGAAGTGTGGACGGCCCCGCACCGCGAGCGGGTGGACGGCGTGGTCGTGAGCACCAAGCCTCTGTCGTACAGCGGGGTGCTGATCGACGGCATCCGCATCGAGTTCAGGGACGGGCGGATTGTGGATGCCAGCGCCCGGCAGGGCGAGGCGGCGCTCAAGGAGATGATCTCCACGGACGAGGGCAGCCACCGCCTGGGCGAGGTGGCGCTGGTGCCGCACAGCAGCCCCATCAGCCGCTCCGGGCTGTTCTTCTACAACACCCTGTACGACGAGAACGCGGCTTCTCATATCGCCATCGGGCGGGCGTACCGCTTCAACGTGGCGGGCGGCGTGGACATGACCGACGAGCAGTTCGCGCAGGCCGGCGGGAACGACAGCCTGACGCACGTGGACTGGATGATCGGCAGCGATCAGATCGACGTGGACGGCATCACGAAGGACGGCAACCGCGAGCCGGTGATGCGCGGCGGCGAGTTCGTGATCTGAGCGTTCGGTACACAGGGGGCAGGCGGTCAGTATGAGCCGCCTGCCCCCTGCTGTTCCGCTTATGGTCTGAGGTCGTCCTCGTCGATCAGGAAGTCCACGGCGCCGCTGCCGATCTCGTAGAACGCGCCGATCACCTTGATCTGCCCGCGCGCCTCGGCCGCCTGGATGACCGGTTCCTGCCGCAGCTGGTGCACCTGGTAGCGCACGTTGTTCAGCACGGCCTCCCGCATGCGGGCCTTCTTGTCGCGGATCTTCGGGAGGTCCTGCACGCTGGGCTGGATGCGGCGGATCAGTTCCCGCAGGTTGGCGGGCTCCTTCTCGATGGCCGTTTCGGGCATCAGGGCCGCGGCGACCGCGCCGCAGCCCTCGTGGCCCATCACGACGATCAGGTGGATGTCGAGGTGTTCGGTGGCGTACTCCAGGGTGCCCAGGCCGCTCGCGCCGACGACGTTCCCGGCGTTGCGGACCACGAACAGGTCGCCGAGGCCCACGTCGAACACGAGTTCCACCGGGACGCGGCTGTCGCTGCAGGCCAGCACGGCCGCGAAGGGGGTCTGCTGCATGATCAGCGCGCGGCGTTCGTTCACGCCCACGTCGGCGCGGCCGCCCTCGCCGGTGAAGAAGCGGGCGTTGCCGTCGCGGAGGGCCTGGATGGCGTCGTCCGCGTTGCCGACGCGGGACTCGCGGAGGTTCGCCATCTCCTCCATGCTCGCGCCGCGCCGCACGGCTTCCAGCACGCGGCGCCTGAGTTCGTCGGTGTCCAGTTTGCCAGGGGCAGGGGTGTCGCTCACGCCCTCCATCCTACGGGCAAGGGCGCCCTATCCTGAACCCATGACTGACGCGACCGGTTCCGCGGAGCCCGGGGAGACCCCCACGCTGAGTGACCTGCTGGAACGCTACGCGACCATCCGCGACACGTTGCAGGGCCTGGAGGTCGAGCGTGACGAGCTGGCCGGCCTGATCAAGGCCGCGCTGCTGGCCGGCGAGCACGCGGAGACGGAGCTGTACCGCGCCACGCTGAAGACGAGCCGCCGGGTCGAGTACCCCCTGGAGCGCTTCCGGGAGACGTTCGGGGACGCGGCCGCGCTGGAGGTCGCCAGCATCGACCGGAAGAAGGCCGAGGCGCTCGCCAAGGCCGGCGACCTGGACGGCGAGCGCCTGAAGGACCTCGCGGTGGTGCGGGAGGTGCAGGCCCTGGTGCTGCAACCCAAGACGATCTGACCCCCGCCGCGGGCTGACCGGCGCGTGACCGGGCGCGGACCGTCCGGTGACACTCGCGCGCCACCCTGAGGCATGACGGAACTTCTTCTCCCCCTTCCTTTTTCCGTTGACCGTGCCGGCCTGACGGGCGGGCCGCTGCCGGGCGCGGCGCCCACCTTCCGCCCGGCGGGCGAGCTGATCACGCCCGCCGGTCACCTGCTGGGCGAGCGCGAGGTCCGGCACGCCCGGGCGCGGGCGAACCAGTCGGTGCTGGAACGCCTGACCCGCTGAGACTTCCCGGGGCCGCTGCCCTTCCTGGCGGGCGTGTGGTACACTCCCTGGCGCATTGCTGGCGCAACGCAGCGCGGACGCTCGAACCTGGTCAGGGCCGGAAGGCAGCAGCCATAAGGGATGCTTCGCGGGTGCCGTTGCTCACCGGCAATGCTTTTTTATGCCTGTTCTCCGGCGTGACCGCTGCAAGTGGAGCGGCCGACTGTGAACAATAGGAGCCGCCTCAGACCGATCTTCCCTGGTGCCGTAATAGAGAAGGCGCCAGCTTCCTTGCGGTTGCTGGCGCCTGTCTGGTGCTCGGGATGGGACTTGAACCCACACGGTCTCCCACACGCCCCTCAAACGTGCGCGTCTACCAATTCCGCCACCCGAGCAGCCTGGGTGTCTGAGAGGCGAAAGCAATAGTACGGGGGCGAGGCGGGGGTGTCAAGACAGCCGCGTGGTGGGCCGGGGTTGTGGTGGGGGCGGGGCGTGGTATCCTGGCGTTTGCCGCCGCGAGCGGTGGGGCCCGCAGGATCGCTCAGGTGTTCTGGTGGATTTTGCCCCGGCTGCTGCGCGCGGGACTTTCGAGGACAAGAGGTTCAATCATGATCGACAAACAGAAGACCATCCAGACCCACGCCAAGAGCGCCAACGACACCGGCAGCACCTCCGTGCAGATCGCCCTGCTGACCGAGCGCATCAACAACCTGAGCGTGCACCTGACCGCCAACAAGAAGGACAAGGCCGGCCAGCGCGGCCTGCAGCTGCTCAACGGCCAGCGCCGCCGCCTGCTGAAGTACCTGGAGCGCAAGAACTACGACGAATACATCGCCCTGACGGATCAGCTGAAGATCCGCCGCGGCCAGCGCATCGTCCGCTGAGTCCCGCCTCCCGCCGCCGCCCCACCTCGGGGCGGCGGTTTTTTTGTGCCGCGTCCGGCTAGCGGTCGCCGTGGGGCGGCCGGGCCCGGTCGGGAACGGCCAGCCAGTCGCCGCCGGGGACGGGGGTGGCGCCGGGCCGGGCGAGGCGGTCGGCGCGGGCGTACACGTACACCCAGGCGGGCAGGGGCCCCGTGCCGGTGTGCAGGGTCACCCGGTCGCGGGTGTACAGGGGCGGGGTGTCGCGCACGCCTTCCAGGGCGTCCAGGAAGACCAGGGCAGCGGCCCAGGCGTGGGGGGCGTAGGTGAGGGCCATGCCGCGCACCGTGTCGGCGGGGGCGCCCGGAATCACGGCCGGGTAGCCTTCCGGGTGCAGGTGCAGCAGGCGGTGCCCGGGCAGGGTGGCGGGCTGCGCGGTGAACGGGCCGCCCTGACGGGCGACGTGGGCGTTGCGTTCGCCGGGCATCAGGGTGCCGTACACGAACACGGTGGTGGGCGCCGGGGCGCTCACAGGCGGTGGCCCCGGGGCTGGTGGTAGTACACGCGGCCGACGGTGGTGGCCTCCTCGGGTTTCACGGGGGGGTGGTCGGGGTTGTCGCTGGTGAGCCACAGGTGCTCGCCGTAGCGCCGCAGGCGTTTGACGGTCAGGCCCAGGCCGGGGACGTGCAGCACGTACACGCGGCCCTCGCGCAGGTCGAGGTCGCCGGGGTCCACGTAGATGCGGTCGCCGGGGCGGATGCCGCTGGCGCCGCCGTCGGTGGTCATGCTGTCGCCCTGCACTTCCAGCACCAGCATGCCGGGGCGGTGGTCGCGGACGGGCACGAGTTCGTGGTCGATGATGCTGTGCTCGTCCTCGGCGAGGGGCAGGCCGGCGGTGGCGAGGGCGCGGACGGGCACGCGGACGAGTTCCAGGGTGTCCAGGACGTCCTCGGTGGGGGTGTGGGCCAGGAGGGGCAGGCCGGTGCGGGCGATCCATTCGCTGGCGGTGATCTGGAGGGCGCGGCGCAGGGCGTCCTGGCGGGCGGGGGTGAGGGCGGCGAGGTCGCGTTCGCCGCGTTCGAGGCGGCTGAGGTAGGGCTGGGTGATGCGGGTCTGCTCGCCGGCCTGGGCGGTGAGGCGGCTGAGGTCGGCCTGCTGGAGGCCGAGGCGGGTGCGGGTGTCGCGCAGCCAGGCGGCCAGGGGGGCGGGGTCGGCGGCGGGCGTCATGAGGGGAGTGTAAGGGCGCAGCCGGGCAGCAACTGGAATGCGCAGCCTTGACGGTATGCCTGTGGACATATAGACTGGCCGTGTCGTTACGCCCTGAACAGATTCAGGGCGCCCGTTCCAACCCTGCCCGAATGGAGGTGCCCCATGCCCGACGTCCTCTCCCCTCCCCTCCTGGCCCTCGCCCCGCTGCTCGGCACCGCCCTGGTCGCCGGCAGCCTCACCCAGCTCGCCCGCCGCCTCGCCCTCCCGGACGCGCCGCGCCTGCGGCCCACCCTGGCCCTGAG from Deinococcus ficus includes:
- a CDS encoding XRE family transcriptional regulator, whose translation is MTPAADPAPLAAWLRDTRTRLGLQQADLSRLTAQAGEQTRITQPYLSRLERGERDLAALTPARQDALRRALQITASEWIARTGLPLLAHTPTEDVLDTLELVRVPVRALATAGLPLAEDEHSIIDHELVPVRDHRPGMLVLEVQGDSMTTDGGASGIRPGDRIYVDPGDLDLREGRVYVLHVPGLGLTVKRLRRYGEHLWLTSDNPDHPPVKPEEATTVGRVYYHQPRGHRL
- a CDS encoding gamma-glutamylcyclotransferase family protein — translated: MSAPAPTTVFVYGTLMPGERNAHVARQGGPFTAQPATLPGHRLLHLHPEGYPAVIPGAPADTVRGMALTYAPHAWAAALVFLDALEGVRDTPPLYTRDRVTLHTGTGPLPAWVYVYARADRLARPGATPVPGGDWLAVPDRARPPHGDR